Proteins co-encoded in one Natronorubrum daqingense genomic window:
- a CDS encoding ABC transporter substrate-binding protein yields the protein MADDSDSQTVSRRDVLRTGTIASTAILAGCIGGGGDTLSYISRGGITQESEREVMEEWSEESGVDVTHQEVSDDSEILELIAASPEEFDFTNLVPAAFSEHRLEYDGELFATIDYGEIPNYDNIKDSWQDAPFLEGHDLGTFYYNNSQGIAYSTEHAEPTSWEDIMEPEHEGTVTLHDNAVTRFANTSALLDIDPAEAVNDDDLWDEVASEMEEFHQNTFNYWVAGDEWMRLLREEQAHLVEGWGGRTENLVEEGHPVDYVIPEEGCLTYSTAFTVVDESEMKEDVYDLLNFLYERENAVELTLGHRYPVQLEDPPDEITERHDYTDHPDDVLWFDWDEIVPVQAELESLHAEIKSI from the coding sequence ATGGCGGATGATAGCGATTCACAAACAGTGTCACGACGAGACGTATTACGAACGGGAACGATCGCGAGCACGGCCATCCTCGCGGGGTGTATCGGTGGTGGCGGAGACACGCTCTCGTATATCAGTCGCGGTGGAATCACCCAGGAGTCAGAACGTGAAGTCATGGAGGAGTGGTCCGAAGAGAGCGGAGTCGACGTTACACACCAGGAGGTGAGCGACGATAGTGAGATCCTCGAACTCATCGCAGCGAGTCCGGAGGAGTTCGACTTCACCAATCTCGTGCCCGCGGCCTTCTCCGAACATCGTCTCGAGTACGACGGCGAACTGTTCGCTACAATCGACTACGGAGAGATTCCGAACTACGACAATATCAAAGATTCCTGGCAAGACGCACCGTTTCTCGAGGGGCACGACCTCGGAACGTTCTACTACAATAACTCACAGGGAATCGCGTACAGTACCGAACACGCTGAACCGACGTCGTGGGAAGACATCATGGAACCCGAACACGAGGGCACGGTGACGTTACACGACAACGCGGTTACCAGATTCGCGAATACCAGTGCACTCCTCGATATCGATCCGGCCGAGGCGGTCAACGACGACGATCTCTGGGACGAGGTTGCAAGCGAGATGGAGGAGTTCCACCAAAACACCTTCAATTACTGGGTGGCGGGCGACGAGTGGATGCGTCTGCTTCGCGAAGAGCAGGCGCATCTGGTCGAAGGTTGGGGTGGCCGTACCGAAAACCTCGTCGAGGAGGGACACCCCGTCGATTACGTTATCCCCGAAGAGGGTTGTTTGACCTATTCGACCGCCTTCACTGTCGTCGATGAAAGTGAGATGAAAGAGGACGTCTACGACCTTCTCAACTTCCTCTACGAACGCGAGAACGCCGTCGAATTAACGCTCGGTCATCGGTATCCGGTGCAACTCGAGGATCCGCCCGACGAGATTACCGAGCGCCACGATTATACGGATCACCCGGACGACGTGTTGTGGTTCGACTGGGACGAAATCGTTCCAGTACAAGCAGAACTCGAATCGCTTCACGCGGAAATCAAATCCATCTGA
- a CDS encoding OB-fold domain-containing protein, which produces MSGPRYNRTRRQDQRLVAFECQSCDYVSFPDEKRTCKRCGDAPATFEEVQLAERGEIQTFVVQEYLPDDIEVPQPLAIVDLPQADGSGESARVYGLLTETELEELSVGTEVVARFRELFDDGERPINSFKFSVPREVKR; this is translated from the coding sequence ATGAGCGGACCACGATATAATCGAACCAGACGACAGGACCAGCGACTGGTGGCCTTCGAGTGCCAGTCGTGTGACTACGTCTCGTTTCCCGACGAAAAACGGACGTGCAAACGCTGTGGCGACGCACCGGCGACCTTCGAGGAGGTACAGCTTGCCGAACGAGGCGAAATACAGACCTTCGTCGTCCAGGAGTACCTCCCCGACGACATCGAAGTGCCACAACCGCTGGCGATCGTCGACCTGCCACAGGCGGACGGCTCGGGCGAATCCGCTCGCGTCTACGGGTTGTTGACCGAAACGGAACTCGAGGAACTGTCGGTCGGGACCGAGGTCGTCGCCCGGTTCCGTGAACTGTTCGACGACGGCGAGCGGCCGATCAACTCCTTCAAGTTCTCGGTCCCTCGCGAGGTGAAACGATGA
- a CDS encoding acyl-CoA synthetase, giving the protein MPFKDAYEAVATLYDDEAGWEEHAHVGDRQSFNIGTEALGRHSESDEVGLRIRDFESGETETYTFAELDAAANRVANYLLEHTDSGARIGAKLPTQFELYAVVFGTIKAGRIYLPLAPVFGPDALNYRLEDSRASVLFTTESGCEIVDSDLPALDRIVTVDGGSVDGSVAVDSYDVVRNHDDDFDAVETHPDDPFTLTYTSGTTGSPKGVLSPHRGPVELYAYTEYVVNLRPDDVYLVAASPSWSYGLNMGTIMSGIRGTAIGCYRGQFNPHTFFETLEQWGVDNAMIPPTALRQSRAAGIDLSEYDIDLRVLISAGEALDQDTVDWCEEGLGAPPQDSYGLTEGGMVVCNYAFDDWEVKPGSMGRVLPGAEVTLLDEDGNEVEQGEVGEIAIKRTESPTGSYWGRPEKTLETFTGQWLRTGDLARRDEDDYFWYVSRADNVIISSGYRIGPEEVEETLLNHPAVEEAAVVGKDDETRGKLVAAYVTLVGEYEPSLELEDELSNFAREELSKHEYPREIEFIGELPKTASGKIKRAELSD; this is encoded by the coding sequence ATGCCATTCAAGGATGCATACGAAGCGGTAGCCACTCTGTACGACGACGAAGCCGGTTGGGAGGAACACGCACACGTTGGCGACCGGCAGTCGTTCAACATTGGGACCGAAGCGCTCGGCCGCCACAGTGAGTCGGACGAGGTCGGCCTCCGAATCCGTGACTTCGAGAGCGGCGAGACGGAGACGTACACGTTCGCCGAACTCGACGCCGCTGCAAACCGGGTTGCGAACTACTTGCTCGAACACACGGACAGCGGTGCCCGAATTGGCGCGAAACTCCCCACCCAGTTCGAGCTGTACGCAGTCGTCTTCGGGACGATCAAAGCCGGCAGAATCTACCTTCCGTTGGCTCCCGTCTTCGGACCGGACGCGCTGAACTATCGGCTCGAGGACTCGCGAGCGTCGGTCCTGTTTACGACCGAGAGCGGCTGTGAAATCGTCGATTCTGACTTGCCTGCACTCGATCGGATCGTCACCGTAGACGGTGGATCCGTCGACGGTTCGGTAGCCGTCGACAGCTACGACGTCGTTCGGAATCACGACGACGACTTCGACGCCGTCGAGACACACCCAGACGACCCGTTCACCCTCACGTACACCTCCGGAACGACGGGTTCGCCGAAGGGCGTGCTCAGTCCACACCGAGGGCCCGTCGAACTCTATGCATACACCGAGTACGTCGTCAACTTGCGTCCCGACGACGTCTACCTCGTTGCCGCATCGCCCTCGTGGTCGTACGGGCTCAACATGGGCACGATCATGTCCGGAATCCGCGGGACGGCGATCGGTTGCTATCGCGGACAGTTCAACCCTCACACGTTCTTCGAGACCCTCGAGCAGTGGGGCGTCGACAACGCGATGATTCCGCCGACGGCACTCCGCCAGTCTCGAGCCGCCGGGATCGATCTGAGCGAGTACGATATCGATCTCCGGGTGTTGATCTCGGCGGGGGAGGCACTCGATCAGGACACCGTCGACTGGTGTGAGGAGGGACTCGGCGCGCCGCCACAGGACTCCTACGGTCTCACGGAGGGCGGGATGGTCGTCTGTAACTACGCGTTCGACGATTGGGAGGTCAAACCTGGCAGCATGGGAAGAGTCCTTCCCGGCGCGGAGGTTACGCTACTGGACGAAGACGGGAACGAAGTCGAACAGGGAGAGGTCGGCGAGATCGCGATCAAACGCACCGAATCCCCGACCGGGTCGTACTGGGGGCGTCCCGAGAAGACCCTCGAAACGTTTACCGGCCAGTGGCTTCGAACCGGCGATCTCGCCAGACGAGACGAAGACGACTACTTCTGGTACGTGAGTCGCGCTGACAACGTCATTATCTCCTCGGGCTATCGCATCGGTCCCGAAGAAGTCGAGGAGACGCTGTTGAACCACCCCGCGGTAGAGGAAGCCGCAGTCGTCGGCAAGGACGACGAAACCCGCGGCAAACTCGTCGCAGCGTACGTGACCCTCGTCGGCGAGTACGAGCCGTCGCTAGAACTCGAGGACGAACTCAGCAACTTCGCCAGAGAAGAACTCTCGAAACACGAGTATCCACGCGAAATCGAATTCATCGGTGAACTCCCGAAAACAGCGAGCGGGAAGATCAAACGCGCCGAACTCTCGGACTGA
- a CDS encoding flavin reductase family protein, giving the protein MQIDPRDGTHSMYRTLTGLVVPRPIGWISTRSHAGVDNLAPYSFFNAVSVDPPILMFSPIDRPDGLTDTTVNVRETEEFVVNLVTNEFADAMNQTSVELPSSESEFDDADLEREAAAVVEPPRVAGVAAAFECELHDVLDVGSSSLVLGEVVSVYVRDDVTTNGKVDTSKLDIVGRLSGGSYDRIDNRFEMERPD; this is encoded by the coding sequence ATGCAGATCGACCCACGCGATGGCACCCACTCGATGTACCGAACCCTGACCGGGCTCGTCGTTCCCCGCCCAATCGGCTGGATCAGTACCCGCAGCCACGCAGGCGTCGACAACCTCGCCCCCTACAGCTTCTTCAACGCCGTCAGCGTCGATCCGCCGATCCTCATGTTCTCCCCGATCGACAGACCTGACGGCCTCACGGATACGACGGTCAACGTCCGAGAAACCGAAGAGTTCGTCGTCAATCTCGTCACCAACGAGTTCGCCGACGCGATGAATCAGACGAGCGTCGAACTGCCGTCGTCCGAGAGCGAGTTCGACGACGCGGATCTCGAGCGAGAAGCCGCTGCGGTCGTCGAGCCGCCTCGAGTCGCGGGGGTGGCCGCCGCCTTCGAATGCGAATTACACGACGTTCTCGACGTCGGCTCGAGTTCGCTCGTCTTGGGAGAAGTCGTTTCGGTCTACGTCCGCGACGACGTCACCACGAACGGAAAAGTCGACACGTCGAAACTCGACATCGTCGGTCGACTCTCCGGTGGATCCTACGACAGGATCGACAATCGATTCGAGATGGAGCGACCGGACTAA
- a CDS encoding ABC transporter substrate-binding protein, with amino-acid sequence MLDGNITRRGALGGIGVAGAGLVAGCVGGSDDDELHILTDLSSDEWQEYWENNLIPGYEEEYGLPVEHEYTGLDEVGRQRLATLMQAQDPPGIFHASLPEIGDLVNQGQLADVDDVLEDLEDEWGEPVFKYLLEPIDDQIVNIPHGPYIGCLQYREDLYDELDLEVPETWDDLLENAQAIDEMDNDVRGFGLSAGPEGKPDADFSCWLVNAGGDRFRWNSDDEVELVYEEDDVLAVFELLQELEQYSPDPASLDYGTTIEYWASGRLGQCIMLNAWVCSAAYEAGAEEVALNTKQEVVPHREGVDPDVRGFVTMTGAPVLEGATHTDGAKDFNRYMYGPDRHIEVSLMEPMRFLPPYESILEHEEYRSADVFQIDDGYFLERNEYLLQEIAPQVSDPESPTTPETLGLLSFDIDAQMINRLIVEEEDPEDVYEWGMDELERRFEDVKAAANY; translated from the coding sequence ATGTTAGACGGTAACATTACACGCCGAGGCGCACTCGGAGGGATCGGTGTTGCTGGAGCAGGTCTCGTCGCCGGGTGCGTCGGCGGCTCCGACGACGACGAACTGCACATACTCACCGACCTCTCGAGCGACGAATGGCAGGAGTATTGGGAGAACAACCTCATTCCCGGCTACGAGGAGGAGTACGGGCTCCCCGTCGAACACGAGTACACGGGTCTCGACGAAGTCGGGCGACAGCGACTCGCGACGTTGATGCAGGCACAGGATCCACCGGGAATCTTCCACGCGAGCCTCCCCGAAATCGGCGACCTGGTCAATCAGGGACAACTCGCCGACGTCGACGACGTGCTCGAGGACCTCGAAGACGAGTGGGGCGAGCCGGTGTTCAAATACCTCCTCGAGCCGATCGACGACCAGATCGTAAATATTCCACACGGCCCGTACATCGGGTGTCTACAGTATCGTGAAGACCTGTACGACGAACTCGATCTCGAGGTTCCCGAAACGTGGGACGACCTCCTCGAGAACGCCCAAGCGATAGACGAGATGGACAACGACGTCCGCGGATTCGGGCTCTCAGCCGGTCCGGAAGGAAAACCGGACGCCGACTTTTCGTGTTGGCTCGTGAACGCCGGTGGCGACCGGTTTCGATGGAATAGTGACGACGAAGTCGAGTTAGTCTACGAGGAAGACGACGTCCTGGCCGTTTTCGAGTTGCTCCAGGAACTCGAACAGTACTCGCCGGACCCGGCGAGTCTGGATTATGGCACGACGATCGAGTACTGGGCAAGCGGCCGTCTCGGCCAGTGTATCATGCTCAACGCGTGGGTCTGTTCGGCGGCCTACGAAGCCGGTGCAGAGGAGGTTGCGCTCAACACGAAACAAGAAGTCGTGCCCCACCGAGAGGGCGTCGATCCGGACGTTCGCGGCTTCGTAACGATGACCGGTGCGCCGGTACTCGAGGGCGCGACCCACACCGACGGGGCGAAAGACTTCAATCGGTACATGTACGGTCCCGACCGACACATCGAAGTCAGTTTGATGGAGCCGATGCGATTCCTGCCACCGTACGAATCGATTCTCGAGCACGAGGAGTACCGCAGTGCCGACGTGTTCCAGATCGACGATGGCTACTTCCTCGAGCGCAACGAGTATCTCCTCCAGGAGATTGCACCGCAGGTATCGGATCCGGAGAGTCCGACGACGCCGGAGACGCTCGGATTGCTCTCGTTCGACATCGACGCCCAGATGATCAACCGACTCATCGTCGAAGAAGAGGATCCTGAGGACGTCTACGAGTGGGGGATGGACGAACTCGAGCGACGGTTCGAAGACGTCAAAGCGGCTGCGAATTACTGA
- a CDS encoding amidohydrolase family protein, whose translation MLDLEETFIYDSITHAYNMAPSNYRNEQHAEGITEMLYGTVDGIMTEEYRLEPEAFVRDWGVEETANMLFRESYTDMSTFHPVPMYAFHDGLVANEKAGTVVDRWPDRFRSYAAVDPLRDGWEETLEEQVDAFDPIGVKLYPSHWSADHHEGWSMGDPDVAFPVFEKAADLGIDLIDIHKAIPFGPVPRGPYHPRDVDVAAESFPDLTFSIVHGGFAFTEETAWQLARFPNVYVNLEGIPPILLGNERRFAEILAELISMLGEDGMDRLFWSSGAMSVHPKPQLEAFRDFEFPDDVRKNTSAMGELPQITDEHKRKILGENYADLIGLDIDEAKSRITDDEFARYRADNGLADPYSTTAVPEEVA comes from the coding sequence ATGCTAGACCTCGAGGAGACGTTCATCTACGACTCCATTACGCACGCCTACAACATGGCCCCCTCGAACTATCGGAACGAGCAACACGCCGAAGGCATCACGGAGATGCTCTACGGCACCGTCGACGGGATCATGACCGAGGAGTACCGTCTCGAGCCCGAGGCGTTCGTTCGGGACTGGGGCGTCGAGGAGACGGCGAACATGCTGTTCCGGGAGAGCTATACGGATATGTCGACGTTTCATCCCGTCCCGATGTACGCGTTTCACGACGGCCTCGTCGCCAACGAGAAAGCCGGTACCGTCGTCGACCGGTGGCCCGACCGATTCCGATCGTACGCCGCCGTCGACCCGCTCCGAGACGGGTGGGAGGAGACGCTCGAGGAGCAAGTCGACGCCTTCGATCCGATCGGCGTCAAACTCTATCCCTCCCACTGGAGTGCGGACCATCACGAGGGGTGGAGCATGGGCGACCCCGACGTGGCGTTTCCGGTATTCGAAAAGGCGGCCGACCTCGGTATCGACCTCATCGACATCCACAAGGCGATTCCGTTCGGCCCGGTGCCTCGCGGACCGTACCACCCGCGGGACGTCGACGTCGCCGCCGAGAGTTTTCCGGACCTCACGTTCAGCATCGTCCACGGCGGGTTCGCGTTTACCGAGGAAACCGCCTGGCAACTGGCACGATTCCCGAACGTCTACGTCAATCTGGAGGGAATACCGCCGATCTTGCTCGGCAACGAGCGCCGATTCGCCGAAATACTTGCCGAACTGATCAGCATGCTCGGCGAGGACGGGATGGATCGACTGTTCTGGAGTTCAGGTGCGATGTCCGTTCACCCGAAACCGCAACTCGAGGCGTTTCGTGACTTCGAGTTCCCGGACGACGTTCGGAAGAACACGAGTGCGATGGGCGAACTTCCACAGATTACCGACGAGCACAAACGAAAGATTCTGGGAGAGAACTACGCCGACCTCATCGGACTGGATATCGACGAGGCGAAGTCGCGGATCACGGACGACGAGTTCGCTCGGTATCGAGCCGACAACGGACTCGCCGACCCGTACTCGACGACGGCCGTCCCCGAGGAGGTGGCCTGA
- a CDS encoding phosphotransferase family protein codes for MTRSDNADYLDRLIERDALSEYLTATLGPADNLEFSYHPEGQSNETLFLQWDEYDLVLRRPPAGATADSAHDVLREYRVLEALRDAAVPVPQPIAGCDDHDIIGAEFYLMERCRGDVLRDEEPNRFAHPRSRRLLSERFIETIADIHETAPDAVGLGELGHPDGYTERQVDRWTEQLEWAFERTEEERSVPLLRDVADWLAENVPDEYDHTLVHGDYKLDNVMFAPGGGHDAPTNGRAGDAHEQSPAIEAVFDWELCTRGDPAMDLGWMLVYWPDPGDPAVEDSLLPQFLVREGYPTRRELVEQYEDRTGRTFDHHRFYRTFGVFKMASACEMMYRRYLDGNADNETYPLMEERVPRLADRADRIRTGEEPL; via the coding sequence ATGACACGTTCAGATAACGCCGACTACCTCGACCGACTGATCGAGCGAGATGCCCTCTCCGAGTACCTGACGGCGACGCTCGGCCCCGCCGACAACCTCGAATTTTCCTACCATCCGGAGGGCCAATCGAACGAGACCCTCTTCCTTCAGTGGGACGAGTACGACCTCGTGCTCCGACGCCCGCCTGCCGGAGCGACGGCCGACTCCGCACACGACGTGCTCCGGGAGTACCGCGTCCTCGAGGCGCTTCGAGACGCTGCTGTGCCGGTTCCACAGCCGATTGCGGGCTGTGACGATCACGACATCATCGGTGCCGAGTTTTACCTGATGGAGCGCTGTCGCGGCGACGTACTCAGAGACGAAGAACCGAATCGATTCGCACACCCGCGCTCCCGACGGTTGCTTTCGGAACGTTTCATCGAGACAATCGCCGATATTCACGAAACTGCCCCCGACGCGGTCGGTCTCGGTGAACTCGGTCATCCGGATGGGTACACCGAACGGCAGGTCGACCGGTGGACTGAGCAACTCGAGTGGGCGTTCGAACGGACGGAAGAAGAGCGTTCCGTGCCGTTGCTACGCGACGTCGCCGATTGGCTCGCGGAGAACGTTCCCGACGAGTACGACCACACGCTGGTCCACGGTGATTACAAACTCGACAACGTCATGTTCGCGCCGGGCGGGGGCCACGACGCGCCCACGAACGGGCGAGCGGGCGACGCCCACGAGCAGTCGCCAGCGATCGAAGCCGTCTTCGACTGGGAACTCTGTACCCGCGGTGACCCCGCGATGGATCTCGGCTGGATGCTGGTTTACTGGCCCGATCCGGGTGATCCGGCGGTCGAGGACTCGCTGTTGCCTCAGTTTCTGGTTCGAGAGGGATACCCGACGCGACGAGAACTCGTCGAACAGTACGAAGACCGGACCGGCCGGACGTTCGACCATCACCGATTCTACCGAACGTTCGGCGTGTTCAAAATGGCCAGTGCCTGCGAGATGATGTACCGACGGTATCTCGATGGAAACGCCGATAACGAGACCTATCCGCTGATGGAAGAGCGAGTACCACGACTCGCCGACCGTGCCGACCGAATCAGAACGGGCGAGGAACCGCTGTAA
- a CDS encoding thiolase family protein, with protein sequence MTDAHVVGSGIVDFGEKYEWSFDDLLEGAYLDLVESVDHGINPTADIDAIWYGTLDIANEGSSGAAVAHATGLFEKPATQIVNACATGSDAFRNAVQAVKAGDIEVALVIGAEKMLDSTEGLIGGAALERLWRGRGVTMPAFFGMRATRHMEQYDTTREQIAEVSVKNHENGTKYPHAHQQFECSVDDVMESATVSYPLNLYDCCPVTDGACAVLVTNDERSREFTDAPVRVAGYGFSTDSFMRGDDLALTNFPASRQASSMAYERSGYGPDDVDVAEVHDCFSITELITYEDLGFCEQGEAGAFIDEGIPHLDGEKPVNPSGGLLSKGHPIGATGVAQIAEIFEQLRGDAGDVQVPDAEVGLQHNIGIGRNATGAVSCVNVLER encoded by the coding sequence ATGACCGACGCACACGTCGTGGGATCGGGTATCGTCGACTTCGGCGAGAAGTACGAGTGGTCGTTCGACGATCTCCTCGAGGGGGCGTACCTCGATCTCGTCGAAAGCGTCGATCACGGTATCAACCCGACGGCCGACATCGACGCGATCTGGTACGGCACCCTCGATATCGCGAACGAGGGATCCTCGGGCGCGGCCGTTGCCCACGCAACCGGCCTCTTCGAGAAGCCGGCGACCCAGATCGTCAACGCCTGTGCGACCGGCAGCGACGCGTTCCGGAACGCCGTCCAGGCCGTCAAGGCCGGCGACATCGAGGTTGCACTCGTCATCGGCGCGGAGAAGATGCTCGATTCGACGGAGGGACTCATCGGCGGCGCCGCCCTCGAGCGCCTCTGGCGCGGGCGGGGCGTGACGATGCCGGCGTTTTTCGGCATGCGAGCGACTCGGCACATGGAGCAGTACGACACCACCCGCGAGCAAATCGCGGAGGTGTCCGTCAAGAACCACGAGAACGGAACGAAATACCCCCACGCCCACCAGCAGTTCGAGTGCTCGGTCGACGACGTTATGGAATCAGCGACAGTGTCGTACCCGCTCAACCTCTACGACTGCTGTCCCGTGACCGACGGCGCGTGTGCGGTGCTCGTGACCAACGACGAGCGTTCCCGCGAGTTTACCGACGCGCCGGTTCGAGTCGCCGGCTACGGCTTCTCGACGGACTCGTTCATGCGCGGCGACGACCTGGCGCTGACGAACTTCCCGGCCTCGAGGCAGGCCTCGAGTATGGCCTACGAGCGGTCGGGCTACGGCCCCGACGATGTCGACGTCGCCGAGGTCCACGACTGCTTCTCGATCACCGAACTGATCACCTACGAGGACCTCGGGTTCTGCGAGCAGGGGGAGGCGGGTGCCTTCATCGACGAGGGCATTCCACATCTCGACGGCGAAAAGCCGGTGAACCCCTCCGGCGGCCTCCTCTCGAAGGGCCATCCGATCGGTGCAACCGGCGTCGCACAGATTGCCGAAATCTTCGAACAGCTTCGGGGCGACGCTGGCGACGTGCAGGTCCCCGACGCCGAGGTCGGCCTCCAGCACAACATCGGGATCGGTCGCAACGCGACCGGAGCGGTGTCCTGTGTGAACGTTCTGGAGCGGTAG
- a CDS encoding acyl-CoA dehydrogenase family protein — translation MPTRKTDIHELIRNSVQDLAADFDPTYWREHVEEKRFPEEYWEALAGNGWLGVAIDEEYGGEGMGMHEMAIVIEELARGGGQGGIIFILTPVFGGISIQRHGTDEQKSTYLPQIVDGDMKFCMGLTEANAGTNTLSIETTAERDGDEFVIHGEKTFISSVETADEMLLVARTSPFDPSNPAHGGTLFLISEPAERDAVSLSTLDTAVPWFEHQYQVSIDGLRVHEDDILGTVDDGFKLMFDTLNTERIAGAASALGGGLRAIDLAVEYANDRDVFGQPIGSHQSIQHPLAESYAKLLAARELTYSAASKWDSGEDCSVETNAAKLLTSEFSTEAASRAIQTHGGNGFTKEYEVYKIWQNSRLTQTVPVSNEMAKNHIAEHRLGLPRSY, via the coding sequence ATGCCGACCCGCAAAACTGACATTCACGAGTTGATCCGTAACTCAGTCCAGGACCTCGCCGCTGATTTCGATCCGACGTACTGGCGCGAACACGTCGAAGAAAAACGATTCCCCGAGGAGTACTGGGAGGCACTCGCGGGCAACGGATGGCTCGGCGTGGCGATCGACGAGGAGTACGGCGGCGAGGGAATGGGGATGCACGAAATGGCCATCGTCATCGAAGAGTTGGCGCGCGGCGGCGGGCAGGGTGGTATCATCTTCATCCTCACGCCGGTATTCGGCGGGATCAGCATCCAACGCCACGGGACGGACGAACAGAAGTCGACGTACCTCCCCCAGATCGTCGACGGCGATATGAAATTCTGTATGGGGCTGACCGAGGCGAACGCGGGAACGAATACCCTCTCGATCGAGACGACCGCCGAGCGCGATGGAGACGAGTTCGTCATCCACGGCGAAAAGACGTTCATCAGTAGCGTCGAAACCGCGGACGAGATGTTGTTGGTCGCCCGGACGTCACCGTTCGATCCATCGAACCCGGCCCACGGCGGTACGCTGTTTCTGATCTCGGAACCCGCCGAACGTGACGCGGTTTCGCTGTCGACGCTCGACACGGCGGTGCCGTGGTTCGAACACCAGTATCAGGTCTCTATCGACGGCCTCCGCGTACACGAAGACGACATTCTCGGAACCGTCGACGACGGGTTCAAACTCATGTTCGACACCCTCAATACCGAACGCATCGCCGGTGCAGCAAGCGCGCTCGGGGGCGGACTGCGCGCGATCGACCTCGCAGTCGAATACGCGAACGACCGTGACGTCTTCGGACAACCCATCGGTTCCCACCAGTCGATCCAACACCCACTCGCCGAGTCCTACGCCAAACTCCTGGCCGCTCGAGAACTCACCTATAGCGCCGCCTCGAAGTGGGATTCCGGCGAGGACTGCAGCGTAGAGACCAACGCCGCGAAACTCCTGACGAGTGAGTTCAGCACCGAAGCGGCGTCTCGAGCGATTCAGACCCACGGCGGGAACGGATTCACGAAAGAGTACGAGGTGTACAAAATCTGGCAAAATTCGCGTCTCACACAGACCGTGCCAGTGTCGAACGAGATGGCGAAAAACCACATCGCAGAGCATCGTCTCGGACTTCCTCGATCGTACTAG
- a CDS encoding alpha/beta fold hydrolase: MTGSNGIDEGAHGTERVNDVSIHYVTAGSGPPLVLLHGWPQTWYEWREVIPAFASEYTVIAPDLRGMGDSTTPLSGYDKDTVATDIRELVHALGHGDERIALVGHDWGMPTAYAYAAQYRDEVAALCVLEAGLPGIREDEKRHFWHTRFHGVRDLPERLVAGRERLYLEWFYKKGAYDPAAIDSDARDEYVRCYSQPGGLRGGFEYYRAYDDDVENNAAHAETPLEMPVLALGGEASFRSLPIEDMNAVATDVEGEVLENAGHWIPEERPEYFVERVQSFLETATT, from the coding sequence ATGACTGGGTCGAACGGAATCGACGAGGGAGCGCACGGAACGGAGCGCGTCAACGACGTTTCGATACACTACGTAACCGCCGGGTCGGGCCCGCCGCTAGTCTTGCTCCACGGCTGGCCCCAGACCTGGTACGAGTGGCGGGAGGTCATTCCGGCGTTCGCCAGCGAATACACCGTGATTGCGCCCGATCTTCGTGGGATGGGTGATTCAACGACGCCGCTGTCAGGGTACGACAAGGACACCGTCGCGACGGATATTCGGGAACTCGTCCACGCACTCGGGCACGGTGACGAACGGATCGCGCTCGTCGGGCACGACTGGGGGATGCCGACGGCCTACGCGTACGCGGCCCAGTATCGAGACGAAGTCGCGGCGCTGTGCGTCCTCGAGGCGGGGCTGCCGGGCATCCGCGAAGACGAAAAGCGTCACTTCTGGCACACGCGTTTTCACGGCGTTCGGGACTTACCGGAGCGACTCGTCGCCGGTCGGGAACGGCTGTACCTCGAGTGGTTCTACAAGAAGGGCGCGTACGACCCCGCCGCGATCGATTCCGACGCCCGAGACGAGTACGTTCGCTGTTACTCCCAACCCGGCGGACTTCGCGGGGGCTTCGAATACTACCGTGCGTACGACGACGACGTCGAGAACAACGCAGCTCACGCCGAAACGCCCCTCGAGATGCCCGTGCTCGCACTCGGCGGTGAGGCGTCGTTTCGCAGCCTTCCGATCGAGGACATGAACGCGGTCGCGACCGACGTCGAGGGGGAGGTCCTCGAGAATGCCGGTCACTGGATTCCTGAGGAGCGTCCGGAGTACTTCGTCGAACGAGTACAGTCGTTTCTCGAGACCGCGACAACATAG